The Roseovarius sp. EL26 genome has a window encoding:
- a CDS encoding M23 family metallopeptidase produces MRTRLAIRLNALLERNFPERRVFLKSDNDTRFIRLRPASQLIAFAGTSAIVAWAIVATAILLMDSIGSGNFREQAKRDQLTYEQRLNALAQERDSRAEEAIAAQQRFNSALEQISTMQTELLTSETRRHELETGIEIIQGTLRRAMNERDTARDEAAQLTVALNSAETAPGQPNDTQGENQEVAFLTAALQDTAYERDQITENAQSALIEADEMATEIQLMKDRNDQIFRQLEEAMTVSVEPLDKMFSAAGMNTDNMLKTVRRGYSGHGGPMMPLSFSSHGQSDEPSEDALRANRILNQMDRLNLYRIAAQKAPFALPVKGAFRYTSGYGMRWGRMHSGSDFAAPHGTPIYATADGVVTQAGWQSGYGRLVKIQHEFGIETRYAHNSKIYVKKGQRVSRGQKISAMGNTGRSTGTHLHYEVRVGGKAVNPMIYIKAAKDVF; encoded by the coding sequence TTGCGCACTAGACTTGCCATTAGACTAAATGCTCTGCTTGAGCGTAACTTCCCCGAACGTCGGGTTTTTCTTAAATCAGACAACGACACGCGATTCATTCGTTTGCGCCCTGCGTCGCAACTGATTGCCTTTGCCGGAACCTCGGCCATCGTCGCTTGGGCCATCGTTGCCACTGCAATTTTATTGATGGATTCAATCGGTTCGGGTAACTTCCGTGAACAGGCAAAACGAGATCAGCTTACCTATGAACAACGCCTGAACGCATTAGCACAAGAGCGCGACTCCCGTGCCGAAGAGGCCATCGCGGCACAACAACGTTTCAACTCTGCACTGGAACAGATTTCGACGATGCAGACCGAACTTCTGACTTCGGAAACCCGCCGACATGAGTTGGAAACCGGAATCGAAATCATTCAGGGCACCCTGCGTCGCGCGATGAATGAGCGCGACACTGCGCGCGATGAGGCAGCACAACTGACTGTTGCCCTCAACAGCGCAGAAACAGCGCCAGGTCAGCCGAACGACACCCAGGGTGAAAACCAAGAGGTCGCTTTTTTGACCGCTGCCCTGCAAGACACAGCCTATGAGCGCGATCAAATCACTGAAAATGCACAATCCGCCCTGATCGAAGCCGATGAGATGGCGACAGAAATCCAACTGATGAAGGATCGAAACGATCAGATCTTCCGCCAGCTGGAAGAAGCGATGACCGTGTCAGTCGAGCCACTGGACAAAATGTTCTCCGCCGCGGGCATGAATACCGACAACATGCTCAAAACCGTGCGTCGCGGTTATTCCGGACATGGCGGCCCAATGATGCCATTGTCGTTCTCTTCGCATGGGCAAAGCGACGAGCCTTCTGAGGACGCCCTGCGCGCCAATCGCATTCTTAATCAGATGGACCGCCTGAATCTCTATCGAATCGCCGCCCAAAAAGCCCCCTTCGCCCTGCCGGTCAAAGGCGCTTTCCGCTATACCTCGGGCTATGGCATGCGGTGGGGACGGATGCACAGTGGTTCGGACTTTGCTGCCCCACACGGCACACCTATTTATGCAACGGCTGATGGCGTTGTAACTCAAGCCGGTTGGCAATCCGGTTATGGCCGTCTGGTCAAGATCCAGCATGAGTTCGGCATTGAAACCCGCTATGCGCACAATTCCAAGATCTATGTCAAAAAGGGTCAACGGGTCTCGCGCGGGCAGAAAATTTCTGCTATGGGCAATACTGGACGTTCAACCGGCACCCATTTACACTACGAAGTTCGCGTCGGCGGTAAGGCCGTCAATCCGATGATCTATATCAAGGCTGCAAAAGATGTTTTCTAA
- a CDS encoding PACE efflux transporter, which translates to MHLRSIRERVIQTSSFELIGIGFVSPLYAFVAGTDMSESFTLITLISITILVWSPLFNTLFDYFDALSSGRVASERPGPLRMLHATLHEVCAIALTCPILIHVGGHSLLDALKFNLGLTLTYTAYTYIFHLIYDHLRPVRAESTDFQKPLNP; encoded by the coding sequence ATGCACCTAAGATCCATCCGCGAACGTGTCATTCAGACGTCCAGTTTCGAGCTTATAGGCATCGGCTTTGTCAGCCCGCTTTACGCCTTTGTTGCCGGGACTGATATGAGTGAAAGCTTTACGTTAATCACCTTGATATCCATCACAATTCTGGTGTGGTCACCGTTGTTCAACACTCTGTTTGACTATTTTGACGCTTTGTCCTCTGGCAGAGTAGCCAGTGAGCGCCCCGGTCCTTTACGCATGCTGCACGCCACTCTGCACGAGGTCTGCGCCATCGCTCTCACCTGTCCGATCCTGATCCATGTCGGCGGCCATAGCCTATTGGACGCGCTGAAATTTAATCTTGGACTAACCTTAACGTACACCGCGTACACCTACATCTTCCACCTCATCTATGACCATCTACGCCCAGTTAGAGCTGAGAGTACGGATTTCCAAAAACCGCTAAACCCATAA
- a CDS encoding sulfurtransferase/chromate resistance protein — protein MPALNEISPNQLNRLIGTPNAPTLFDVRIDEDFELDPQLIPGAIRCAHTDLTSLQHQLDHRGASKAVIYCQRGRKISHGVAALLRQTGHQAEVLEGGQFAWRDAGLPMIDGLISLPRNASRATRWVTRHRPKIDRIACPWLIRRFIDAEAEFLFVPPQDVLLVAEKFNATPYDVAEVQFSHRGENCTFDTLLQDFDLKSDALTQMATVIRGADTNNHDLSPQSAGLLAFSTGLSRMFRDDIAQLDAGMLLYDALYRWARDAMDEGHDWPQSR, from the coding sequence ATGCCTGCACTTAACGAAATCTCCCCTAACCAACTCAATCGTCTGATAGGCACCCCCAATGCCCCCACCCTATTTGACGTTCGCATCGATGAGGACTTTGAACTAGATCCCCAACTCATCCCCGGTGCTATCCGCTGCGCGCATACTGATCTAACATCATTGCAGCATCAGCTTGATCATCGGGGCGCAAGCAAAGCCGTGATTTATTGTCAGAGGGGCCGCAAAATCTCCCATGGCGTCGCCGCTCTCTTGCGCCAGACCGGGCACCAGGCCGAAGTTCTCGAAGGTGGCCAATTCGCCTGGCGTGACGCAGGCCTGCCGATGATCGACGGTCTGATCTCTCTGCCTCGTAACGCCAGCCGCGCCACTCGCTGGGTCACCCGTCACCGGCCCAAAATTGACCGTATCGCCTGCCCTTGGCTGATCCGTCGGTTCATCGATGCAGAGGCCGAATTTCTCTTTGTTCCGCCTCAGGATGTCCTGCTTGTGGCGGAAAAATTCAATGCCACGCCCTACGATGTTGCAGAAGTACAATTCAGCCATCGCGGCGAAAACTGCACCTTCGATACGCTCCTGCAAGACTTTGACCTGAAATCCGATGCACTCACACAAATGGCCACAGTCATTAGAGGCGCGGACACCAACAACCATGACCTTTCACCGCAGTCTGCGGGCCTGTTGGCCTTTTCCACAGGTCTGTCACGCATGTTCCGCGATGACATCGCCCAACTGGATGCCGGTATGCTGCTCTATGATGCGCTCTATCGTTGGGCACGCGATGCCATGGACGAAGGCCACGACTGGCCCCAGTCCCGGTAA
- a CDS encoding peroxiredoxin — protein sequence MLNPTDDAPDFTLPRDGEGEVTLSLLRPAPVVLFFYPRDDTSGCTKEAIAFTGLNAEFESLGVKVFGISKDIVTKHDKFRDKHALGIPLLSDAEGDVCERYGVWKEKSMYGKKFFGIVRTTVLIDGDGKVTRIWPKVKVAGHAEDVLAAVKDL from the coding sequence ATGCTTAACCCGACCGATGACGCCCCCGACTTTACTCTGCCTCGCGATGGCGAAGGCGAAGTGACCCTTTCTTTGTTGCGCCCGGCGCCGGTTGTGCTGTTTTTCTACCCACGCGACGACACATCGGGCTGCACCAAAGAAGCTATTGCCTTTACCGGGTTGAACGCTGAATTCGAATCTCTTGGCGTCAAAGTGTTTGGTATTTCCAAGGACATTGTCACCAAACATGACAAATTTCGCGACAAACATGCGCTCGGCATTCCGCTGTTGTCGGACGCCGAAGGCGATGTTTGTGAACGCTACGGTGTCTGGAAAGAAAAAAGTATGTATGGCAAAAAATTCTTCGGCATTGTACGCACAACGGTTTTGATCGATGGCGACGGCAAAGTTACCCGGATCTGGCCTAAGGTCAAAGTCGCAGGCCACGCCGAGGATGTCCTTGCCGCTGTCAAAGATCTGTGA
- a CDS encoding polymer-forming cytoskeletal protein, whose protein sequence is MFSKSKINDPAPKTDAAKSAMPERKADAAPAEASKPEFKAAAPKAKPPASILSTDLHITGNIKTTGDIQVEGTIEGDIRAHLLTVGESATIKGEVIADDVVINGRIVGRVRGLKVRLTSTARVEGDIIHKTIAIESGAHFEGSVQRQDDPLSAKSSAPKPKTEG, encoded by the coding sequence ATGTTTTCTAAGAGCAAAATCAACGACCCCGCCCCAAAAACCGATGCTGCAAAATCCGCAATGCCCGAGCGCAAAGCTGATGCTGCACCTGCCGAGGCCTCTAAGCCCGAATTCAAAGCTGCGGCACCAAAGGCCAAACCTCCGGCATCTATTCTGTCGACCGATCTGCATATTACTGGCAACATCAAAACAACTGGTGACATTCAGGTCGAAGGCACAATTGAGGGCGATATCCGCGCGCACCTTCTGACCGTTGGTGAAAGTGCAACAATCAAAGGCGAAGTCATAGCAGATGACGTTGTCATCAACGGCCGCATCGTTGGCCGTGTACGCGGCTTGAAAGTGCGCCTGACCTCGACCGCACGTGTCGAAGGCGACATCATCCACAAAACAATCGCCATTGAATCCGGCGCCCATTTCGAGGGTTCGGTTCAGCGCCAGGATGACCCACTAAGTGCAAAATCGTCAGCGCCCAAGCCAAAAACCGAAGGCTGA
- the chrA gene encoding chromate efflux transporter, with amino-acid sequence MSHPTLKDTLPIWWRIGLLSFGGPAAQIALMHRLIVDEKQWLSEQQYLNALSFCMLLPGPEAMQLATYTGWRLHGVRGGLIAGLLFVLPGAFVVMGFAALYALYGSTPTLETVFLGIKAAVLVIVFEALLRVARKGLTGTAHRVIAGLSFVSLFFFALPFPFVIFSAALYGYFTARPGAGLSNSTNPVAWQKTATTIVIWLAIWILPLLFIPLVTGYDVLGDIGAFFSKLATVTFGGAYAVLAYMAQEAVETHNWLSATEMVDGLGLAETTPGPLILVTEFVGFLAGARAEGGMNLWLGISAALVTLWATFAPCFLWVFAGAPYIDWLTSKPKLRAALSAISAAVVGVILNLSIWFALHVLFTRVQVTDWGIMSASVPVLSSLNFAAVGLMVLAAILLIRLKRSVLFTLATCASAAATLLLI; translated from the coding sequence ATGTCACACCCGACCTTAAAAGACACCCTGCCCATCTGGTGGCGTATCGGCCTGCTGTCCTTTGGTGGGCCCGCCGCGCAGATTGCATTGATGCACCGCCTGATCGTTGATGAAAAACAATGGCTATCAGAGCAACAATACCTCAATGCACTCTCGTTTTGCATGCTCTTGCCCGGCCCCGAGGCGATGCAATTGGCAACCTATACTGGCTGGCGTTTGCACGGTGTGCGTGGTGGCCTGATTGCCGGATTGTTGTTTGTTCTGCCCGGTGCTTTTGTCGTCATGGGCTTTGCCGCGCTCTATGCGCTATATGGCAGCACGCCCACGCTGGAAACGGTGTTTCTTGGCATCAAAGCCGCCGTTCTTGTCATCGTGTTCGAGGCACTGCTCAGGGTCGCACGCAAAGGTCTGACCGGCACAGCGCATAGGGTGATCGCCGGGCTCTCTTTTGTGTCTTTGTTCTTTTTTGCACTGCCCTTTCCATTCGTGATCTTTTCGGCAGCGCTTTACGGTTATTTCACCGCCCGTCCCGGCGCGGGTTTGTCAAACAGTACAAATCCGGTGGCATGGCAGAAAACTGCAACCACCATTGTGATCTGGTTGGCCATCTGGATCTTGCCGCTGCTGTTTATACCCCTAGTGACCGGTTATGACGTGCTTGGCGACATAGGCGCGTTTTTCTCCAAATTGGCCACTGTAACCTTTGGCGGGGCATATGCGGTGTTGGCATATATGGCGCAAGAAGCGGTCGAGACTCACAATTGGCTGTCAGCCACGGAAATGGTTGATGGGCTGGGGCTGGCTGAAACCACACCCGGGCCACTTATCTTGGTCACTGAATTCGTTGGTTTTTTAGCTGGCGCACGCGCCGAGGGTGGTATGAACCTTTGGTTAGGGATCTCGGCGGCGCTCGTCACTCTTTGGGCTACGTTTGCACCCTGTTTCCTATGGGTCTTCGCTGGTGCGCCCTACATCGACTGGCTGACCTCAAAGCCCAAGCTTCGCGCCGCTCTCTCTGCCATCTCAGCTGCCGTTGTGGGCGTGATCCTAAATCTATCGATCTGGTTCGCGCTGCACGTGCTGTTTACCCGCGTGCAAGTCACTGACTGGGGGATCATGTCCGCGTCTGTCCCTGTTCTAAGCAGCCTCAACTTTGCTGCCGTGGGCTTGATGGTTTTGGCGGCAATCCTTCTGATCCGTCTGAAACGCTCAGTCCTCTTCACCCTCGCAACCTGCGCTAGTGCAGCCGCAACTTTGCTGCTGATTTGA
- a CDS encoding ferritin-like domain-containing protein, whose protein sequence is MAVEVLTTADGRTKTALSRAHARRWFAARETGKDIAIGDSKPPLRPARPEKPELLDPRDVPRRKPGSPRGRIAILHSVAHIELNAVDLHWDIIARFSETPMPMGYYDDWVKAADEESKHFNLLCDCLEAHGSHYGALAAHAGMWRAAEDTIDDFMGRLAVVPMVLEARGLDVTPAMVEIFEAAKDTQTVEALKVIYAEEVGHVAYGSKWFHFLCGRNEMDPKDAFHALVRKYFHGALKPPFNEEKRAEAGLPPDFYWPLAQQKSQ, encoded by the coding sequence ATGGCCGTCGAGGTATTGACCACCGCAGATGGCCGTACAAAAACCGCTCTTTCACGGGCGCACGCCCGCAGATGGTTTGCCGCACGCGAAACTGGCAAAGACATCGCCATTGGCGACTCAAAGCCGCCATTGCGCCCAGCCCGACCGGAAAAACCAGAGTTACTTGACCCACGTGACGTTCCCCGCCGCAAGCCGGGGTCACCGAGAGGTCGCATCGCTATTCTGCATTCCGTCGCACATATTGAGCTTAACGCCGTTGACCTGCATTGGGATATCATCGCCCGGTTTTCGGAAACGCCGATGCCGATGGGTTATTATGACGATTGGGTCAAGGCTGCCGATGAGGAATCCAAACATTTCAACCTTCTATGCGACTGCCTTGAAGCGCACGGAAGCCACTATGGTGCCCTTGCCGCTCATGCTGGTATGTGGCGCGCAGCTGAAGACACTATCGATGACTTCATGGGGCGGCTGGCCGTTGTTCCCATGGTGCTTGAGGCCCGGGGCCTTGATGTCACCCCGGCCATGGTCGAGATTTTCGAAGCCGCCAAAGACACTCAGACAGTAGAGGCCCTCAAAGTAATTTATGCCGAAGAAGTCGGACATGTGGCTTACGGGTCAAAATGGTTTCACTTTCTGTGCGGCCGAAATGAGATGGACCCGAAAGATGCGTTCCATGCCTTGGTTCGAAAGTACTTTCACGGAGCATTGAAGCCCCCCTTCAACGAAGAAAAGCGTGCCGAGGCCGGGCTACCACCCGATTTTTATTGGCCGCTGGCCCAGCAAAAAAGTCAGTAA
- the cimA gene encoding citramalate synthase: protein MTKERLYLYDTTLRDGQQTQGVQFSTVEKQTIAQTLDELGIDYIEGGWPGANPTDSAFFDAAPKTRAMMTAFGMTKRAGMSAENDDVLAAVMNAGTSAVCLVGKTHEFHVSTALGITLEENRENITKSIAHIVNNGREALFDAEHFFDGYKSNPEYALSCLKAALEAGARWVVLCDTNGGTLPYDIYRITSAVVAAGIPGDQLGIHTHNDTENAVACSLAAVDAGARQVQGTLNGLGERCGNANLIAIIPTLLLKEPYASTLDTGVSKETLQTLTKASRQLDEILNRVPTKQAAYVGASAFAHKAGLHASAILKDPTTYEHIPPETIGNERIIPMSNQAGLSNLRRRLAEAGLEVERDNPALPRILAEIKDREDHGYTYDSAQASFELLARRELGLLPEYFEVKRYKVTVERRKNKYDKMVSLSEAVVVVKVGGEKKLSVSESMDGHGSDRGPVNALAKALAKDLGPYQDAIDDMRLVDFKVRITQGGTEAVTRVIIDSEDGKGRRWSTVGVSANIVDASFEALLDAINWKLLRDA from the coding sequence ATGACCAAAGAACGCCTCTATCTCTATGACACAACCCTGCGCGACGGCCAGCAAACGCAGGGTGTGCAGTTCTCGACCGTTGAAAAGCAGACCATCGCACAGACGCTGGATGAGCTGGGCATTGACTATATCGAAGGCGGCTGGCCCGGGGCCAACCCGACCGACAGCGCATTCTTTGACGCAGCCCCCAAAACACGCGCTATGATGACTGCTTTCGGTATGACGAAACGCGCGGGCATGAGTGCTGAAAACGATGATGTTCTGGCTGCAGTGATGAATGCGGGCACAAGTGCGGTTTGTCTGGTGGGTAAAACCCATGAGTTTCATGTTTCCACCGCTTTGGGCATCACGCTCGAGGAAAACCGTGAGAACATTACCAAATCCATCGCTCATATCGTGAACAACGGGCGCGAAGCTCTGTTCGATGCAGAGCATTTCTTTGACGGCTACAAATCCAATCCTGAATATGCGCTGAGCTGCCTGAAAGCCGCGCTCGAAGCTGGTGCACGTTGGGTGGTGTTGTGCGACACCAATGGTGGCACGCTGCCTTATGACATTTACCGCATCACATCTGCGGTCGTTGCTGCAGGCATTCCTGGTGATCAATTAGGTATTCACACCCATAACGATACTGAAAATGCTGTGGCTTGTAGTCTGGCCGCCGTTGATGCCGGTGCGCGACAGGTGCAGGGCACGCTGAATGGTTTGGGCGAGCGTTGCGGCAATGCCAATCTGATCGCGATTATCCCGACGCTTTTACTGAAAGAACCCTATGCCAGCACCTTGGATACGGGCGTTAGCAAGGAGACCTTGCAAACCCTGACCAAGGCCAGTCGTCAGCTGGATGAGATTCTTAACCGGGTGCCTACCAAACAGGCGGCTTATGTAGGGGCCTCGGCCTTTGCCCATAAGGCGGGATTGCATGCCTCGGCTATTTTGAAAGACCCTACCACTTACGAACATATCCCACCGGAAACCATTGGAAACGAACGAATTATTCCAATGTCCAATCAAGCCGGCTTGTCAAATTTGCGCCGCCGTTTGGCCGAGGCTGGACTTGAGGTGGAGCGCGATAACCCGGCGCTGCCACGCATTCTGGCGGAGATCAAAGACCGTGAGGATCATGGTTATACCTATGACAGTGCGCAGGCGAGCTTTGAGCTGCTGGCGCGGCGGGAACTGGGCCTTTTACCCGAGTATTTCGAAGTCAAACGCTACAAGGTGACCGTAGAGCGGCGCAAAAACAAATACGACAAGATGGTCTCGCTGTCCGAGGCGGTTGTGGTGGTTAAAGTGGGTGGTGAAAAGAAATTGTCCGTGAGCGAATCCATGGATGGACATGGCTCAGATCGCGGGCCGGTGAACGCTTTAGCCAAGGCGCTGGCCAAGGATCTGGGGCCTTATCAGGATGCCATTGATGACATGCGTCTGGTCGATTTCAAAGTACGCATTACGCAAGGCGGAACCGAGGCGGTCACCCGCGTCATCATCGATAGTGAGGATGGTAAGGGGCGGCGCTGGTCGACCGTGGGCGTCAGTGCGAACATAGTGGATGCCTCGTTCGAGGCGCTTTTGGATGCGATCAACTGGAAGCTCTTGCGTGATGCATGA
- a CDS encoding LysE family translocator gives MPSLELLVAFMIATSIFAYMPGPSTLYAAAQTIAKGRRAGWFAALGIHLGGYVHVIAAAVGLAFLFEAVPTMYLALKLAGATYLIWLGITMFRAKQDTDGSVDAVSQKSAKRAFWESVSVEVLNPKTAIFYVAFLPQFADPSASFPIWVQLLILGTIVNFMFSSADALCVVLADKVAAYFKSSGGANRLAQRIGGSILVGLGAKLALDK, from the coding sequence ATGCCATCTCTAGAGCTTCTGGTCGCATTTATGATTGCGACAAGCATCTTTGCCTACATGCCAGGCCCATCCACACTCTATGCAGCTGCCCAAACCATCGCGAAGGGACGCCGCGCGGGATGGTTCGCTGCATTGGGAATTCACCTGGGGGGATATGTTCATGTCATCGCGGCAGCGGTCGGCCTTGCGTTCTTGTTTGAGGCCGTTCCGACCATGTATTTAGCATTGAAGCTCGCAGGTGCGACCTATCTGATCTGGCTTGGTATTACGATGTTTCGGGCAAAACAGGATACAGATGGTTCTGTGGACGCCGTATCTCAGAAAAGCGCAAAGCGCGCGTTTTGGGAAAGTGTATCTGTTGAAGTTCTAAACCCCAAAACCGCTATTTTCTACGTGGCATTCCTGCCTCAGTTTGCAGACCCGTCTGCGTCATTTCCAATCTGGGTACAGCTTTTGATCCTAGGAACGATTGTCAATTTCATGTTTTCCAGCGCGGACGCTTTGTGCGTTGTTCTCGCGGATAAGGTCGCTGCGTACTTCAAATCTTCGGGTGGGGCAAATCGATTGGCACAAAGAATAGGTGGCAGCATCTTGGTTGGACTGGGCGCAAAGCTCGCGTTGGACAAATGA
- a CDS encoding squalene/phytoene synthase family protein, producing MHEDIVACAAIVEKGDPDRFKATMAAPVALREILFPLYAFNVEVARAPWLTEEPMIAEMRLQWWRDALEEIRTGGGPVRRHEVATPLATIIDAYGAGLLDDLIAQRRWDIYKEPFENDEHLRLYLRVTAGNLLAVALRAVSSPNDELARQAGYAHGLANWLRAVPALEASGRIPLVDGRADAVRELAEGGLRSLTTARQGIAAVPQEARPVFLALWQAQAILKAAVKNPEKVAIGQLETSPMRQKLGLMRSTVFGL from the coding sequence ATGCATGAAGATATCGTGGCCTGTGCTGCCATTGTGGAAAAGGGCGACCCCGATCGTTTCAAAGCCACTATGGCCGCGCCGGTTGCGCTGCGCGAAATACTGTTTCCGCTATATGCCTTTAACGTCGAAGTGGCCCGCGCACCGTGGTTGACCGAAGAGCCGATGATTGCTGAGATGCGCCTGCAATGGTGGCGTGACGCGTTGGAGGAAATCCGTACAGGCGGCGGTCCGGTACGCCGACATGAAGTGGCCACGCCATTGGCGACGATCATCGACGCTTACGGGGCAGGGCTGTTGGATGATCTGATCGCTCAACGGCGTTGGGATATCTATAAAGAACCCTTTGAAAACGATGAACATCTTCGCTTGTACCTGAGGGTGACTGCAGGAAACCTGCTGGCCGTTGCGTTGCGGGCTGTGTCCTCTCCCAATGATGAACTTGCGCGTCAGGCTGGCTATGCCCATGGGCTGGCAAACTGGCTCCGTGCGGTTCCGGCGTTAGAGGCCTCAGGTCGTATTCCCCTTGTTGATGGGCGCGCTGATGCTGTTCGTGAATTGGCCGAGGGTGGGTTGCGGTCTTTGACCACGGCACGACAGGGTATTGCGGCTGTGCCCCAAGAAGCCCGTCCGGTGTTTTTGGCGCTTTGGCAAGCGCAGGCTATCTTGAAGGCCGCAGTGAAAAACCCGGAAAAGGTGGCTATTGGGCAATTGGAAACCTCTCCAATGCGGCAGAAGTTGGGGCTGATGAGATCCACTGTCTTCGGATTGTAA
- a CDS encoding HNH endonuclease: MAEDFRTDFVREPSMLKHHPALVLNADYRPLSYYPLSLWSWQDAIKAAYLDRVDIVAEYDETVRSPSTVIRIPSVIVLKDYVKPQKRVAFTRFNLFLRDEFQCQYCGTHGDLTFDHVVPRAAGGITSWENVVAACSPCNLRKGSKSLRQAHMSLRKPPREPGAEQLRNTGRKFPPNHLHESWLDFLYWDAELEA; the protein is encoded by the coding sequence ATGGCAGAGGATTTTAGAACAGACTTTGTAAGAGAGCCATCAATGTTAAAGCACCACCCGGCATTGGTGTTGAATGCAGATTACCGGCCCTTGTCATATTACCCCTTATCGTTGTGGTCGTGGCAGGACGCGATCAAAGCGGCTTATCTGGACCGGGTTGATATCGTTGCCGAATACGATGAAACGGTCAGAAGCCCCAGTACAGTGATACGCATCCCCAGTGTGATTGTCCTGAAAGATTATGTTAAACCTCAAAAGCGCGTGGCCTTCACGCGCTTTAATCTTTTTTTAAGGGATGAATTTCAGTGTCAGTACTGCGGCACGCATGGGGATTTGACCTTTGATCATGTGGTGCCCCGTGCCGCAGGGGGGATCACCAGTTGGGAAAACGTGGTTGCCGCATGCAGCCCGTGCAACCTGCGCAAAGGCTCAAAAAGCTTGCGGCAGGCGCATATGTCCTTGCGTAAACCGCCACGCGAGCCGGGGGCGGAACAACTGCGCAATACCGGGCGCAAATTCCCACCCAACCACCTGCATGAAAGCTGGCTAGACTTCCTTTATTGGGATGCCGAGTTGGAGGCCTGA